A window of Neorhizobium galegae bv. orientalis str. HAMBI 540 genomic DNA:
TTCGCCGACAAGGAGCAGCAGTCGGAAGCCTATCTGAAGATCAATCCCAAGGGCCGCGTTCCGGCGCTCGCAACTGACCGGGGCGTCATCACCGAGTCCGTCGCCATCCTCGCCTTCATCGCCCAGGCCGCACCCGAGGCAAAGCTGGCGCCGCTCGACGACCCGTTCCTGTTCGGCAAGATGCAGGCGTTCAACGCCTATATCGCCTCGACGGTGCATGTCGCCTATGCCCATTGGCGTCGTGGTTATCGCTGGGCGGACAACCAGTCCTCCTTCGACGACATGGCCGCCAAGGCGCCAAAGGTCTTTCATGATTGTTTTCAGGTGATCGAGGACTCGTTGCTCGAAGGCCCCTATGTGCTCGGCGAAACCTATTCGGTCGCCGACGCCTATCTCTACCTGATGACCGACTGGCTCGCTAACATGAAGCTCGACCGTGCCGACTTCCCGAAGGTCAACGCCCATTACGAGCGCGTCAGGCAGCGTCCGGCGGTGCAGCGCGCAATTGCCGAGCAGGCTGCGGCGACCGCGGTCTAACGCCGGCAAGTTTTTCCGCTCGAACACCGATTCACGTCAGCCCTATGATCCGCCCTTGGGCGGGAAGCGGATCATGGGAGCGTCAGGCGCATTTCGCCAGAGGCGCTTCGTTGCAGTTCGTATCGGCTTGAAGCGGGCGCGGGAAGGGCAGGTCGGCGAGTTGCCGCAGGTCCATCGCGCGGATGTCGGGATGACGGAACAGGTCGTTCGACTGCAGGTCCGTCAATGTTTCGGTCGTTTCCAACCAAGCTTTCAAGTTCAAGAAAATCTTCAGCGGTGCCATGACCGTTACCTCGCAAATATGTGACCATTTGCAGACGTAACATCGGCTTTTCCGCTCGGTTTTTCAATTGAGTTCTTGAGAGCGTGGCTATAGAAAAGCTATATGAGCAATCTCAACCTCGTGCATCTCAACGGCTTGCGGGCTCTTGAGGCAGTCGGGCGCCTGGGCTCGCTGCAGGCGGCTGCCGATGAACTCGGCGTCTCGGTCGGTGCCGTCAGCCAGCAGGTCATCAAGGCCGAAGCCCAGCTCGGCCAGCCGGTCTTTCAACGCCTGCCGAAGGGCATGATGCCGGTCGATGCGGCCCGCCCCATGCTGGCGCGATTGACCGACGGGTTTCATGCGCTTTCCGAAGCGATGGCGATCGGCAGGCGGCAGGACGATGCGCTGCTGACCATTTCCGTCGCGCCTGTGTTTGCAGCCCGGTTCCTCGTCCACCGGCTCGACCGGTTCTCGAGCCTGCACCCGGAAATCCGGCTGCGGATAGATGCCACGACCAGGCTCGCGGACCTTGGCGTAGACGATATCGATCTCGGTATCCGCGTCGGGCCAGGCACATGGCCGGGCGTCGATGCGGAGCTGCTGATCGAGCAGACGGTGTTTCCGGTCTGCTCCCCGGCACTCGCCGAGAAGCTGAAGCAGCCGAAGGATATCCTGAAACTGCCGGCGATCATCGACGGCCCATCGATGTTTTCCTGGGCGATCTGGCTGAACGAGGCGGGATTGTCCGGCGCCGGCATGGCGACGCGGCATGTCTTCAACGATGCCTCGCTCTGCCTCGATGCGACGATTGCGGGGCAGGGCGTGATGCTCGCATGGCATACGCTCGCCACCTATGCGCTGGAACAGGGGCGGCTGGTCGAACCCTTTTCGATACGGGCGCATACCGGCATGGGGCATTATCTCGTCACCCGCGCCGGCGCTAGGATGCCGGCGAAGGTGAGGGCTTTCCGGGATTGGCTGAAGACGGAACTGCCGCCGCTCACGGAAAGCGTAAGTTAAGGCGTTACGCCGGTTCGGCGGTCCGCTTGTCCCACATCGCCTTGAAACCGGAGCGAGCCTGCGCGGCCTCGATCCAGGCCTTCAAGGCCGGGCGGCTGTCGAACAGCGGCGCATACCCTTGTGCATAACGCACGACTTCTCCGACATTGATGTCCGCCACGGTAAAGCGGCCGCCGACCATGTGGCCGGTCTTGGAAAGGTGCTTTTCGAGCACGTCGAACGGCCGCTTCAGGGTGCGGGCCGCCACTTCGATATCCGCTTTGCCTTCCTCGGTCTCGGCGCGGCCTCCGGCGATCGTGGCGGAGATCTTCAGCGCCGGGGTTTCGATGCTGGTCGCGCCGAACAGCGACCACTGCACCATCTGGCCTTCTTCGGCGATATCCTTCGGGCCGAGCTCTCCGCCATATTTGCGGGCGAGGTAGAGCGTGATGGCGAGCGATTCGTGCAGCACGAAACCGGCGTCGTCCATCGACGGGATCGAGCCCATCGGGTTAACGCTCAAGAATTCCGGCGACAGCGTGTTGACCGGTGCGCCCGGTGCCATCGGCTCGGGTAGGCGATAACCCTGGATGATCGGAATATGTTCGAAAGGAATACCCAGCTCTTCGATAAGCCAGAGCGGCCGCGTGGCGCGCGAGCGGTAAACGCCATAGATTTTCAGCATTCAATGTCCCTCCTGAAATGCAGGCCGCAAGCTATGGGCATGGCGCGCAAAACGGAAGACCAATCCGCATTGGACGATCATGAAAGTTTTCGATAGGATTTAATCGTGTCCGATGTCTTGGAAAGGAGCCGATCATGCGCACCACCCAGTCGCTCAGCATCACCCTGCCGCTCGAAATGGCGCAGA
This region includes:
- a CDS encoding glutathione S-transferase family protein, with the translated sequence MYTLFFSPNACSLASHIALAESGLPYEIKWVKFADKEQQSEAYLKINPKGRVPALATDRGVITESVAILAFIAQAAPEAKLAPLDDPFLFGKMQAFNAYIASTVHVAYAHWRRGYRWADNQSSFDDMAAKAPKVFHDCFQVIEDSLLEGPYVLGETYSVADAYLYLMTDWLANMKLDRADFPKVNAHYERVRQRPAVQRAIAEQAAATAV
- a CDS encoding LysR substrate-binding domain-containing protein, translating into MSNLNLVHLNGLRALEAVGRLGSLQAAADELGVSVGAVSQQVIKAEAQLGQPVFQRLPKGMMPVDAARPMLARLTDGFHALSEAMAIGRRQDDALLTISVAPVFAARFLVHRLDRFSSLHPEIRLRIDATTRLADLGVDDIDLGIRVGPGTWPGVDAELLIEQTVFPVCSPALAEKLKQPKDILKLPAIIDGPSMFSWAIWLNEAGLSGAGMATRHVFNDASLCLDATIAGQGVMLAWHTLATYALEQGRLVEPFSIRAHTGMGHYLVTRAGARMPAKVRAFRDWLKTELPPLTESVS
- a CDS encoding glutathione S-transferase family protein → MLKIYGVYRSRATRPLWLIEELGIPFEHIPIIQGYRLPEPMAPGAPVNTLSPEFLSVNPMGSIPSMDDAGFVLHESLAITLYLARKYGGELGPKDIAEEGQMVQWSLFGATSIETPALKISATIAGGRAETEEGKADIEVAARTLKRPFDVLEKHLSKTGHMVGGRFTVADINVGEVVRYAQGYAPLFDSRPALKAWIEAAQARSGFKAMWDKRTAEPA